A single Buteo buteo chromosome 17, bButBut1.hap1.1, whole genome shotgun sequence DNA region contains:
- the MYL6 gene encoding myosin light polypeptide 6 isoform X1, with product MCDFSEEQTAEFKEAFQLFDRTGDGKILYSQCGDVMRALGQNPTNAEVMKVLGNPKSDEMNLKTLNFEQFLPMMQTIAKNKDQGCFEDYVEGLRVFDKEGNGTVMGAEIRHVLVTLGEKMTEEEVEQLVAGHEDSNGCINYEAFVRHILSG from the exons ATG TGCGATTTCTCGGAGGAGCAGACTGCGG AGTTCAAGGAGGCGTTCCAGCTCTTCGACCGCACCGGGGATGGAAAGATCCTGTACAGCCAGTGTGGGGACGTGATGCGGGCGCTGGGCCAGAACCCCACCAACGCCGAGGTCATGAAGGTGCTGGGCAACCCCAAGAGCGATG AGATGAACCTGAAGACGCTGAACTTCGAGCAGTTCCTGCCCATGATGCAAACCATCGCCAAGAACAAGGACCAGGGCTGCTTCGAGGACTACGTGGAGGGGCTGCGGGTCTTCGACAAGGAGGGCAACGGCACCGTCATGGGGGCCGAGATCCGCCACGTCCTCGTCACCCTGG GCGAGAAGATGacggaggaggaggtggagcaGCTGGTGGCTGGGCATGAGGACAGCAACGGCTGCATCAACTACGAAG cgTTTGTGAGACACATCTTGTCAGGGTGA
- the MYL6 gene encoding myosin light polypeptide 6 isoform X2: MCDFSEEQTAEFKEAFQLFDRTGDGKILYSQCGDVMRALGQNPTNAEVMKVLGNPKSDEMNLKTLNFEQFLPMMQTIAKNKDQGCFEDYVEGLRVFDKEGNGTVMGAEIRHVLVTLGEKMTEEEVEQLVAGHEDSNGCINYEELVRMVLSG; this comes from the exons ATG TGCGATTTCTCGGAGGAGCAGACTGCGG AGTTCAAGGAGGCGTTCCAGCTCTTCGACCGCACCGGGGATGGAAAGATCCTGTACAGCCAGTGTGGGGACGTGATGCGGGCGCTGGGCCAGAACCCCACCAACGCCGAGGTCATGAAGGTGCTGGGCAACCCCAAGAGCGATG AGATGAACCTGAAGACGCTGAACTTCGAGCAGTTCCTGCCCATGATGCAAACCATCGCCAAGAACAAGGACCAGGGCTGCTTCGAGGACTACGTGGAGGGGCTGCGGGTCTTCGACAAGGAGGGCAACGGCACCGTCATGGGGGCCGAGATCCGCCACGTCCTCGTCACCCTGG GCGAGAAGATGacggaggaggaggtggagcaGCTGGTGGCTGGGCATGAGGACAGCAACGGCTGCATCAACTACGAAG AGTTGGTCCGGATGGTGCTGAGCGGCTGA